Below is a genomic region from Herpetosiphonaceae bacterium.
CGAAACGCGAAACTCGGAACTTGGAACTTGGAAGTCGGAGCACGTGACAAGCTGGGAGCATGTCTTCGATACGGCCTACACCGAGAGCGCTGCTGATGCCGATGCGGCCTTTAACATCGTCGGCTGGAACAGCAGCTACACAGGCGAGGCGCTGCCCGCCGAGACGATGCAGGAGTGGGTTAATCAAACCGTCGATCGCATTCTGGCGCTGCGGCCCCGGCGCGTGCTGGAGCTTGGCTGCGGCACCGGCCTGCTGCTCTTCCGCGTCGCCCCCGAATGCCTGCGCTACGTCGGCACCGACATCTCGGCGGTCGCGCTTGAGGCGCTCAACCGACATGTGCAGGCGCGCGGCCTGGCACACGTGGCGCTCCACCAGCGGCCAGCCGACGATCTGGATCGCCTCGCCGACGAAGCCTTCGACGTGGTGATCATCAACTCGGTGGCCCAGTACTTCCCAAGCGCGGAGTACCTGGCGCGCGTGCTGGAAGGAGCGGCGCGGCTGGTAGCTCCGGGCGGCGCGATCTTCGTCGGCGACGTGCGCAACCTGCGGCTGCTCGACACATTTCATACCTCGGTCGAGCTATTCCGGGCCAGCGATGAGCTTGCGCCTGAGCAGCTTCGGCGTCGTGTACAGATCGCCATGGCGCAGGAGCAAGAGCTAGTAGTCGATCCGTCGTTTTTCGCGGCGCTTCAGCAGGACATCCCCCGGATTCGACACATCAGCGCTCAGCTTAAGCGCGGTCGTAGCCACAACGAGCTGACCAAATTCCGCTACGATGTCACGCTCTACCTCGACATGCAGCCGACGTTTGCCGGACAATCCTGGCGCGACTGGCAGCAGGAGCAGATGACGCCCGCCGCGCTCCGCCGGGCGCTGCAAGCGTCCGCGCCGGAGATCATCGGCTTCGCCAACGTGCCGAACGGGCGCATCCAAGACGACATCCACGCGCAAACCGTGCTCAATCACGCCGCCGATCTGCCCACCGTGGCCGAGCTGCGCGCGTCTCTGTCGAGCGCCACGACAGAGCCAGGCATCGATCCTGAGGAGCTGTGGGCGCTGGAGCGCGATCTCCCGTACACTGTCGAGATTCGCTGCTCGGCGGCGCGCGAGTGCTACGATCTCGTGCTGCGGCGCGTATCGGAGCAGGCACCTGCGCTCGTAGAGATCGCATCGCCGGTCATCCGCGAGCGCGCGGAGTGGAGCGCGTACGCCAACAATCCGCTTCAGGCCAGGCAGAGCCAGCAGTTGACGCCGATCCTGCGCAGCTATCTTCAGGAGCGTCTGCCCGAATTTATGATCCCGACGGCGTTTGTGCTGATCGAGAGCGTGCCGGTGACGCCCAACGGCAAAATCGACCGCGATGCGCTCCCGCCGCCGCTCCTGCTCGACCTCGACACCGAGCTGGTCGCGCCGCGCACGCTGTTCGAGCAGATCTTAGCCGACATCTGGGCACAAGTGCTGCGGATCGATCGCGTCGGCATTCATAACAACTTCTTCGCGCTCGGCGGCGATTCGATCCTGAGCCTTCAGATCATCACGCGCGCTCAGCAGGCCGGTCTGCGGATCACGACCAAGCAGATGTTTCAGCACCAGACGATCGCGGAGCTGGCTGAGGTTGCCGAGCGGATCGTGCCGCCTGGCGCGGAGCAAGGCCAGGTGACGGGGCCGACTCCGCTCACGCCCGTACAGCGCGAGACGCTGGCACAGCCGGATCTGAGCCGCAGATACCAGGAGCTCGTGCTGGAAACACCACCAGGGCTGCGCGCTACCTGGCTTCAGGCGGCGGTCGCGCATGTTGTGCAGCACCATGACGCGCTGCGGCTGCGCTTTCACGCTACCGATGCGGGCTGGCAGCAGACGATCGCCCCGCCCGACCCCGATATTCCTTTCAGCCACGTCGATCTGACGGCGCACGCGCCGGAAGATCAGGCCGCTACCGATGCGGCGCTGGCGGCGGCGCGTGCGCGCCTGAATCTATCGGCAGGGCCGGTGCTGTCAGTCGTCTTTGTCGATCGCGGTCCATCCCTGCCCGGTCGGCTGGCGCTGGTGAGCCACGAGCTCGTACACGATCAGCGCTCATGGGCGTTGGTGCTGCACGATCTCTGGATGGCCTACCAGCAGCTTAGCCGTGGCGAGATTGTCGCGCTGCCGCCCAAGACGGCCTCCTTCCAGCAGTGGGCCGAGCGCCTGGCTGCATGGGCAGCCAGGCCCGCGCTCGATCAGGAGGCGCGATCCTACTGGCTCGCTGCATCGAACGATCAGGGGATCGCGCTGCTGCACGATCCGTCGGTCAATGCCCCTGACGACCAGCCAGGAGGCCAGGCGACGATCGTTGTGGAGCTGAGCGACGAGGAAACCCGCGCCCTGCTGCATAACGTCCATCGAGCGTATCGAACGACGGTCGAGGATCTGCTGCTGACGGCGCTCATACAAAGCAGCGCTGGCTGGACCGGCTCGCCAGCACTGCGTGTCGATCTCGAACGCGACGCGCGATCCGGCGTCTTCGGCGATCTGGACCCGTCGCGGACGGTCGGGAATTTCACCAGCCGCTTCCCGGTGCTCCTCGATCTCTCACCGCTGGCGACCGACGACGCAGGAGCGGCGCTGAAGCTCGTCAAAGAGCAGCTTCGCGGCGTGCCCAGCCAGGGGATCGGCTATGGCATCCTCCGGCATCTCAGCCCGGATCGATCGATCGCGTCGGAGCTTCAAGCGCTGCCGCAGCCAGAGATCCGCTTTACCTATCACGGAGCGAGTGATCAGGCATTGCTCGAAGCGACGCCGCTCGCGCCTGTAGCGCAGACGCGGCAGGCGATGCCGGGCTACGCGCTGGATGTGAGCGCGACGCTCAGCCAGGATTGCCTCAGTCTGGTCTGGAGCTATGATCCGCGACGCTACCGGAAGACGACGATCGAGCAGCTTGCGCACGGGCACGGCGCCGCGCTACGAGCGCTGATCGAGCATTGTCTGCTGCCGGATACCTCCGGCTACACGCCCTCCGATTTTCCACTGGCGCGGCTCAGCCAGTCGCAGCTCGACACGATACTGGCCGATAGAGGCGCGGTGACAGACATCTATCCACTGGCACCCGCACAGGAACACATGGTCCTGCGCTACATCGCGGGGCCGGTGCCGGGGCTGTACCTCGTCTTTGGCAACTTCTTCCTTCAGCCATTGAACGTGGCCGCCTTTGGTCGCGCCTGGCAGCAGGTGATCGATCGGCATACCGTCCTGCGCACCTCCTTCGTATGGCGGGGCATCGAGCGTCCGCTGCAAGTCGTGCATGGCAAGGTGCCGATGCCGATCGAGCAGCACGATTGGCGTGGCCTCTCGCCGGTGGAGCAGCAGGAGCGTCTGGCGGCGTATATCCAATCGGTTCGGGATCAGGGCTTTGACCTATCGCGCGCGCCCTTCACCCGCCTGGCGCTCTTCCAGGTTTCGGAGGAAGCCTATCAGTTTTTCTGGGGCTTCAACTACATGCTGCAAGACGGCTGGAGCTTTCCGCTGCTGATGAAGGACTTTTTCGAGTGCTACGAGGCGGCATGCCAGGGCCGCGAGGCGAGCCATGCGCTGCCTCAGCCGTACCGCGACTATATCGCCCGTCTGCAAGGGCTGGATCTTACGGCAGCCGAGCAGTTCTGGCGCAGCCAGCTCACGGGCTTTACCGCGCCGACGCCGCTGGTAGCAAGCCTGGCCGGAGATCCGGCGCGGCGGCGCGATGGCTTTTTCCAGCAGCAGCTATCGCTCTCAGTAGCGACGACCAACCAACTTCAGGCGCTCGGCCAGCGGCATCAACTGACGCTGAATACCATCGTGCAGGGCGCGTGGGCGCTGCTGCTCAGCCGCTACACCCGCGAGGCGGATGTCGTCTTCGGCTCGGTCGCGTCGGGACGCTCGATCGACCTGCCGGGCATCGAGACGATGGTCGGATCATGCAACACGATCCTACCGATGCGGGTTGAGATCAGCCAGGAAGCGCCGCTCCTCGCATGGCTGCAAGCATTCCAGCTCCGGCAGGTCGAGCAGCGCCAGTATGAGTACACGCCGCTGGTCAAGATCAAAGCGTGGAGCGATGTTCCTGCCGATCAGCCTTTGTTCGAGACATACCTGACCTTTGAAAATTTCCCGATCGAGGCCGCGATTGTCGAAAAAGGAGCGCATTGGATGCGGCCATTGAGCAGCGAGACGCAGACCGAGCATGCGCTGCGCGTAACGGTCTGGCCGCTGCGCTCGCTGTCGCTGTATATGTCATACTATGGGCACTGCTTCGACGATGCGACGATCGCGCGGATGCTCAGGGATTTCCAGATCCTCCTGGAGTCGCTGGTCATGCATCCAGAGCAAACGCTCGGCGAGTTGCAGCGCCTCGTCGAGACTTAAGCGGGCCGTGACGGTTTGACGGCTTGACAACCGGGCCGTGCTGTAGCATCCTGCATGTCACCAGGCCAGCGGCGACGAGACACCTGTCGCCGCTGGCCTCATGCGCCCGGCCGAGCAGCTACGTCGCGTCGACGAGCACACCGTATCGCCCCGATGCCACCATCCGGGGAGGAGGCACGCATGGCAGACCTCACATCGATCGATCCTTACAACTGGCAGACGATCGAGCCGTTCTATTCCGCGCTGCTCGCCGAGCCGCTGGCCGCTGAAACGATCGCTGGTTGGCTTGCCCGCTGGAGCGATCTTGAGGCGATCATCGTGGAAGCGCAGGCCGCTGCGTTCCGGGCAAAGACCGAAAACACAGCCGATGCCGTAGCCGAGCAGCGCTACCAACATCTGACGACGGCGATCGAGCCCAGGGTTCTAGCGGCCAACCAGCAGCTCAAACACAAGCTGCTCGGTGTCGAGCAGCTTGATCGGCAGCCCGAATATCAGCAGTTGCTGCGTCGCCTCAAGAGCGAGGCGGATCTCTTTCGCGAGGCCAATCTGCCGCTTCTGGCCGAGGAGCAGGCACGCTCCGGCAGCTTCTACACCATCACCGGCGCGATGGGCGTCGTGCTGGACGGACAGGAATTGACGATTCCCAAGGCCGAGCAGCGGCTGCTCGATCCCAACCGCGACCGTCGCGAGCAGGCTTGGAGGGCGATTGCCGCCCGGCGGCTGCGCGACCGCGACGAACTCAGCGCGCTCTACCGCGAACTGCTCGCGCTGCGCCGCAAGATCGCGGCCAACGCCGATTGTCTCGATTACCGGGCCTACGCCTGGCGGAAGCTCAGGCGCTTCGACTACACGCCGGAGGACAGCCTGAGGCTTCATGCCGCGATCGAGGCTGAGATCGTGCCGCTTGCAGCGCGCATGGCCGAACGTCGTCGCAGGCGGCTTGGCCTGGACACGCTGCGACCGTGGGACACGCGCGTAGACGACCCTGACCGTCCGCCGCTGCGTCCGTTCAGCACCGCCGACGAGCTTGAGCAAGGCGTGGCCCGCATCCTGACACGCATCGATCCTGAGTTTGGCGAGGCGTTTCGGCGCATGAGCAACGGCTTTCTGGATCTCGGAGCGCGCCAGGGCAAGGCGCTGATGGGCTACCAGAACTTCTTTGCGCGCGCCAGAATGCCCTACATTTTTATGAACGCCGTGGGAACTCATCTCGATGTGATGATCTTGCTGCACGAGGCTGGTCATGCGCTGCACGCGCTTGCGGCCAGCGCCAATCAATCGCTGATCTGGTACATCGTGGATACGCCGGAGGAGTTCAACGAGGTTGCCTCGCAGGCGCTGGAATTGCTGGCGACGCCCTATTTGACGGTCGAGGAAGGCGGCTTCTACTCCGCCGAGGATGCCCGCCGCGCGCTTCACGAGGAGCTTGATATTGTAGTCTCCAGCCTGCGCAATATCGTCGCCAAGGATGCCTTTCAGCACTGGGTCTATACCGAGGCGTCGCCCGGCGTCACGCCGGACGAGCTTGACGCCCGGTATCGCGAGTTGCAGCAGCGCTTCTTTCCCGAAGAAGATTGGAGCGGCCTTGAGCGGGAGCGCGGCATGCGCTGGCAGATCGGCCCGCATATCATCGCGCTGCCGTTCTATTCGATCGAGTACACGCTGGCGCGGCTGGGAGCGCTGCAAATCTGGCGCAATGCCCTGGACGATGAGCGGGCCGCGATTCGTCAGTACCGCGCCGCGCTGAGCCTGGGCAGCTCGCGCCCGGTGCCTGAGCTGTATCGGACGGCTGGCGCGCGGCTGGCCTTCGACCGCGAAACCGTGGCGGATCTTGCCGGGCTGATCGCCGCCCAGCTTGAGCTTGATTGATTCGAGTTGCAGGTTCCAGGTTTCGAGTTTCACGTTTCGGGTTCTCGGTTCTCCGCTTGTTCGGGAGCATGGGTTCTTGGTGCTCCCTTTGTTCTTTGTTCTTTCGTCCAGTACGCGCCTGGTTCATCTTGCTGATCCCAATTGTAATTTAAACCTCATTAAAAAATCGAGCAGCGCATCGTAGAATGGTAACGTGACAGATCATTCGTCTAATGCGCTGCTCGCGATCCGTTCGTTCCCGCGCAACTACCATCGGAGGCATGAACTTGATCCCCGACACCGACGTTCTCCAACCGACTGAGAGTGCCCCCTCCTGGCTCGCAAGCCATCAGCCGGGAACAACCATCGAGTGCAGTGTGATGCAGCCTTGCGGCGACGGTATGCGCGATGTTCGTTACATTCTCGATGAGCCATCACCAGACGTGTGGCGCTGGTACGATACCTATGATGGCACCCACGATGAAACGCCTGATTGGTACGCGCTCTCTCTGCCCCAGGAAAGCGACATCAACACCATCTTTTTCGTGCATGGCTCGATGGTGCCGGTAGGCGGCTGGTGGAAGACGTTGCAGCCTCAATACCTCGATGCTGCTGGCGCGTGGCAGCCGATTTCGTCCTTCACGATCACGCCGACGTACGACTTTCGGGATGAGCGTGGCAATCGCCAGCCCTTCGAGCCGTTCCTGATCTGCTTTCCATCGATCTGGACGCGGGGAGTTCGCCTGTTTGGACAGCCCGGCGGCGACTTTGGGATCACTACGCTGGCCTACCTGGCCGCAGGGACGGCGACGCCTGAGCAGGCGTTAGCGTATCTTGACACGCTGCGTCGTCCAAGCCCGCCGATCTTCCAGCTCCTGCCGCCGAATACATTATGGAATCTCATGGCGAGCATTCGTGATGTCACGCGCATTGGCTTCGATGTCCGCAGCAGCGCGGGCCTCGGCCTCGATCATTTCCTCGACGAGGAGCACTTCAAACAGTTTCACGCGCAAGATATGTCGGCGTATGATCGCGCCTCGCTCTACCAGCTCATCGGCACTCGTGAGGGCTGGGAGCGGTTTGGGGCGGAGATGCGCGCGGCGCGGGCACAGGCGATTACAACGCAATTGCCGGTGATCGAGGAGCATCATGGCGGCATGGCCTGGATCATCGTCCCGGTTGTCGTCAACGGCCTCACGATCGGCACGATCGAAAACCGGAATCTTGTTTGTCGCGATCGACTTGATGCCGCATGGCATGCGGCAGCTCCACAGCGGCTTGGCATCGATCGCCACGAGTACGAGGCGGCGCTGCACCAGATCCCGGTGATCCAGGGCGCGCAACTGGAGGCGGTGGTGCAGTTGCTCCGCCAGATTGTGGATCTTTCGCAGCGCCAGATTCATCAGCGCATCGAGGTGACAGAGCTACGTCACACGGTCGATGAGCTGGCGGTGCCGGTGCTGCCCGTGTGGCAGGGCGTGCTGACCGTGCCGTTGATCGGGCAGATCGACGAGCGACGCGCACAACAACTGCTGACAACCGTGCTCCAGCAGATCCGTCAGCAGCGCACACGGGTGGTGATCGTCGACGTCACCGGAGTTGTCACGATCGATCCGCCGGTTGTAGCGCATATCGTACGGCTGGCCGAGGCTACGCAGCTTCTTGGCGGCGCGTGCTTCGTCAGCGGCGTGCGTCCGGAGGTGGCGGTGACGCTGGTCAGCGCGGGTGTCGCCGTTAAGCGCCTGCGCACGTTCGCCAATCTGCAAACCGCGCTGTCGGTGGCGATCGGGATGTAACGACCAGAGCGTGGCGCATCGTGCGCCTCCGCATTTTGAGCTGTTAAGTGGCCGCGCGCTCCGCCAGCACCTCAAAGCGCCCGGTCAGGCCGCGCGCCGAGTCCGGCCCGATCCAGATGGTGAAGCTGCCCGGCTCCACTCCATACTGCATATCGGAGCCGTAAAAGCCAAGCTGCTGCACGGGGATCACGAAGCGCACGCTCTGCTGCTCGCCCGGCTGAAGGGCGATCCGCTGAAAGCCCTGAAGCTGCTTGACGGGTCGGGTAACGCTGGCTACGTCGTCGCGGATGTAGAGCTGCACGATCTCGTCGCCCGCCTGTCGGCCCGTATTGCGCACCACTGCCCGCGCGATCAGCATCCCGTCGCGGCTGATGCGCGGCGTCTCGATCACCAGATCGTCGTAGGCGAAGGTGGTGTAGCTCAAGCCGAAGCCGAACGGAAACAGCGGCGTGTTCGGCTCGTCGAGATAAGTCGAGCGAAACGCCTCGTCGAACTGCCTGGTTCCAGCGCCCTGCGCGGGCCGACCCGTGTTTTTGTGGGCGTAGTAGATCGGGATCTGCCCTTCGGCGCGCGGGAGGCTGGCGGTGAGCTTGCCCGATGGGTTGGCGTGGCCCCACAGCAGATCGGCGACAGCGCGGCCCGTCGTCATCCCGCCGTGCCACGCCAGCAAGATCGCCGGAACATGCTCGGCCAGCCACGGGATCACGAGCGGGCGGCCCGTCATCAAAACGACCACCACAGGCGTGCCGGTCGTGTGGACCGCTTCAAGCAGCGCCTGCTGCTTGCCCGGCAGGCCAAGATGCACCCGCGAATGCGCCTCGCCGCTCATCTTTGCATCTTCGCCGATCACCAGCACCGCCACATCTGCGGCCCGCGCCGCCGCTACCGCCGCGTCAATCTCGTCTGACCTGTCGCCGGTCACGTCGCAGCCGCGCGCGAACGAGATCGCAACGCCTTGGAGAGCTACGGCTCGCAGGCCATCCAGGACTGTTTGCACATCGTCGGCGCGGCCCTGCCCCGCCCAGCAGCCCAGCGGCGCGTGCCGGTCGTCGGCGAGCGGCCCGATCACCGCCACGCGCCTGGTCGTATCCGACAGCGGCAGGAGCTGTCCATCGTTTTTGAGCAGCACCATCGATTTTCGGGCAACGTCGAGCGCGGCGACACGAAAATCCGGTCGCAGGATGATGCGCTCCGCCAGCGATTCGTCGACATAGGGCCGATCGAACAGGCCAAGCTTGAACTTCAGCCGCAGAATACGCCGCACCGCAGCGTCGATCAGCGCCTCCGGCACCTCGCCGCGCGCCGCCAGATCGGCCAGATGCGCGCCGAGTGCGTTGGTGATCATGTCCATGTCTACGCCTGCCAGGACGCTAAGCCGGGCAGCCGCGCGCAGATCCTCGGCGATACCATGCTCGACCAGCTCGCCGATCGCGTTGTAGTCGGTCAGGACCACACCATGCCACTGCCACTCATCGCGCAAGATGGTTCGCAGCGTCAGGGGATTCGCCGTGGCGGGCAGGCCATTCACATCGTTGAATGCGCTCATCACCGATCCCGCTCCGGCGTCGAACGCGGCTTTGAACGGCGGAAGATGCACTTCGCGCAGCGTGCGCTCGCTGATGTCAACGGTGTTGTAATCGCGGCCAGCCTCTGCCGCACCGTAGGCCACATAATGTTTCGGACAGGCGACGACACGCTTTCCGCTTGCGAGATCCGCCGCTTGAAAGCCGCGCACACGGGCTGCCGCCAGCGTCATGCCCAGAAATACGTCCTCGCCCGCGCTTTCGGCGATACGGCCCCAGCGCGGATCGCGGCTAATATCGACCATCGGCGCGAAAATCCAGTTGGTGCCACACGCCGATGCTTCTTCGGCGGCGATGCGCGCCGCCCGCTCCAGAAGCGCCGGGTCCCAGGTGCATGCTTCGGCGAGCGGGATCGGAAAGATCGTGCGGTAGCCGTGGATCACATCATTGCCGATCAGCAGCGGAATGCCGAGGCGCGTCTCCGCTGCGGCAATGCGCTGGTAGTGATTGATCGCGCTGGGATCGGCGATTGACAGCAGCGATCCTACGCAGCCCTCGCGGATCGTAGCGTCGGGATCGTCCATCAACGCCACATCGCCCTGATTCATCTGCCCGATCTTTTCGGCCAGCGTCATCCGCGCCAGGAGTTCGTCGACGCGACTCTCAATCGCGGGATCGATCTGCCCGAAGTTGAGCACTGCCATTTCGTGCATAGATTTCTTCTCCTTGCCATGCTTGATCCGCGTTTATTGTCAGCGCACCGTCAACCGAGCGATCACAGGCGCTCGCCGAAGAGCCGTCGCCGCACAAGATCGCGATCCGCTGTGGCGAGCGCGCACACTCCACGCATCGCAAGGTCGGCCCGTATCCCGGCCAGAGAGGCGCACGAGTCGTCGAACAGCTCGATGATCGCGGCGGCGCTGTCGTCGCCCGCGATACGGTTGATCACAATCGTCGCGCAGCCTGTACAGCGATGAATCAGCATTAACTCGCCGTCGCGCTCCTGGGCATACTTATTCCGCGAGTGCTTGGTTGTCAGGCCGATCGGCTGCATCGCCGCCCGGCAGGCCGATCGCCGATCGCCAGCGATCTTCCAGTCAAGATGGCGCGACCACAGGCATGCCGGGCAGTGGTTGCGGTTCTGTACACCGGCAAGCAGCGGATCGCAGCACACGTACTGCTGGCAGTTGAGACACTGAAACGCCTGCTCGCCCGAATGGGGCCGACGCTGCCGTACACGTGGCTGCTGAGATCGAGCGTTGTGGAAAGTTGACACTTCTGAACTCCAGACCATAGGGCCAGCCACCGTTCTGGTGCAGCGGTGGCTGGGAACAGAGCACAAACAAACCAGCCACAGGGTGTTCCCCGTGGCTGGTTTGTTTGTGCTGCTGGCTGGCGTTCGTGAACTGCCATGTGTGCGTCAACCCGCGCCTGGCAGGGATCGGCAGGGAGCATCGGACGCGCCCTCGGCACACGCCACAGGGAAGGACACCCCGTGGCGCAGACATCCTGCCGGTTGGGAGATCAAGGTAGCGCTCAACAGCCATGACGCCCGCGCCCATGCACGGCGCTGTCACAGCGTATCCACGCCCGATCAGGTTTTGCCCAACGGCGCTAGACCGATGCTGCGATTCTGAGGCGGCCCCATACGATAATCGAAGCGGACGCCGACACCCTGGATTGCATCAATGCCTCGTTCTTTCTTTTCAGAAGTGGTTGACGAGCAACATTATAGCCGAGCATCGCGCACGCCCTCATGAGTCGAAAGACCGATCCAACGAGCGCGCGCAAGCATGAGGGCGTAGAGTAGGGAAATCCCCCAATAGACAAATTGTTAATATTTTGTATATACTGCCTGTAGGACCGCTTGCCGGGGTGGGCCACGAAATCACACTTCATTTTGGAGGTACCCCCCAACCACAACGACCTCACCCATTGACGCATGAAGCGTTCGCACGAATGCCTGCCATTTCGGCCCCATCCCGACCTTCATCCCTGAATCACTCTGTTGTATAAGGGAGGCCATCGCCATGCTCGTCGCTCGCCATCAACAACGCTCGCTGATCAACAAGCTGCTCGTGCTTCTGAGCCTGCTCGCCATCAGTTGTTTGCCGGTCTTCGCCTCGTGGGTATCCGCCCGCGCAAATCGAACCACTCTGGAAACATCGGTGATCCAGGCGGTCATCGCTCACCAGGGAACACCTGCGGCAGAAGTCGCGGCGCTTGAGGAATCGATCCAGGTCAATACCAAGCGGCGTGATGACCAACAGCGCTGGGCCTTTGGCTC
It encodes:
- a CDS encoding amino acid adenylation domain-containing protein, with product MSKLETLSNQPDLSPAKRALLEKWKRGTSSKTAASESIPRRQEQGPIPASFTQQRLWFLDQLVPNSPAYNISFAIRLDGSLDEAALARSLNQVVQRHEALRTTFTQGADGQPAQVIAPELLIDLPVVDLHPEGTRLPEDERAAALQREIDDETRRPFDLARGPLIRASLIRLGACEHVFLLSLHHIISDTWSVGIFVRELVTLYAAFSGGQPHRVPSGHDTRLADLPIQYADFALWQRNSLRESVLDQHLRFWQQQLADVPTMLELPTDHPRPPIQTFRGAVQRFVVPAALTETLRALSRQEEVTLFMTLLAAFQALLHRYSGQRDILVGSPIAGRARPETESLIGFFANTILLRGSFSGNPTFREMLRRVRETTLAAYAHQELPFEQIVEALHPERDMSRNPLFQVMFVLQNTPMPTVQLPDLRLSTLPTSSGTAKFDLWLSVTETDDELAALLEYNTDLFDAPTIARMIEHFHTLLQAAVADPALPITHLPLLTEAEQRQQAAWNATDVPYDLDRCLHWLIEEQIARTPGALAVTFDARRLTYHELNDRANQLAHHLRSLGVGPDTPVGICIERSLDLVVGLLAILKAGGAYVPLDPSYPQERLAFLIRDAQVPVLLTSAALAERLPEHSATVVCLDTDWPQIAEQPVSTPASGVQPDNLAYIIYTSGSTGLPKGAMISHRAIVNRLLWMQDTYQLTADDRVLQKTPFSFDVSVWEFFWPLLTGATLVVARPEGHKDPEYLIDVINRERITTIHFVPSMLQSFVDARGVESCRSLRRVICSGEALLPELQQRYFAWLSAELHNLYGPTEAAVDVTWWPCERTSLRRTVPIGRPIANTQIYVLDAHLNPVPIGVPGELYIGGVQLARGYRHRPDLTAERFVPDPFGGCPQGAPGARLYRTGDRVRYAPDGNIEYLSRIDGQVKLRGFRIELGEIEATLRQHPAVREAIVVARDDNPQHKRLVAYVVPEQNQEPGTQNSELETRNSELGTWKSEHVTSWEHVFDTAYTESAADADAAFNIVGWNSSYTGEALPAETMQEWVNQTVDRILALRPRRVLELGCGTGLLLFRVAPECLRYVGTDISAVALEALNRHVQARGLAHVALHQRPADDLDRLADEAFDVVIINSVAQYFPSAEYLARVLEGAARLVAPGGAIFVGDVRNLRLLDTFHTSVELFRASDELAPEQLRRRVQIAMAQEQELVVDPSFFAALQQDIPRIRHISAQLKRGRSHNELTKFRYDVTLYLDMQPTFAGQSWRDWQQEQMTPAALRRALQASAPEIIGFANVPNGRIQDDIHAQTVLNHAADLPTVAELRASLSSATTEPGIDPEELWALERDLPYTVEIRCSAARECYDLVLRRVSEQAPALVEIASPVIRERAEWSAYANNPLQARQSQQLTPILRSYLQERLPEFMIPTAFVLIESVPVTPNGKIDRDALPPPLLLDLDTELVAPRTLFEQILADIWAQVLRIDRVGIHNNFFALGGDSILSLQIITRAQQAGLRITTKQMFQHQTIAELAEVAERIVPPGAEQGQVTGPTPLTPVQRETLAQPDLSRRYQELVLETPPGLRATWLQAAVAHVVQHHDALRLRFHATDAGWQQTIAPPDPDIPFSHVDLTAHAPEDQAATDAALAAARARLNLSAGPVLSVVFVDRGPSLPGRLALVSHELVHDQRSWALVLHDLWMAYQQLSRGEIVALPPKTASFQQWAERLAAWAARPALDQEARSYWLAASNDQGIALLHDPSVNAPDDQPGGQATIVVELSDEETRALLHNVHRAYRTTVEDLLLTALIQSSAGWTGSPALRVDLERDARSGVFGDLDPSRTVGNFTSRFPVLLDLSPLATDDAGAALKLVKEQLRGVPSQGIGYGILRHLSPDRSIASELQALPQPEIRFTYHGASDQALLEATPLAPVAQTRQAMPGYALDVSATLSQDCLSLVWSYDPRRYRKTTIEQLAHGHGAALRALIEHCLLPDTSGYTPSDFPLARLSQSQLDTILADRGAVTDIYPLAPAQEHMVLRYIAGPVPGLYLVFGNFFLQPLNVAAFGRAWQQVIDRHTVLRTSFVWRGIERPLQVVHGKVPMPIEQHDWRGLSPVEQQERLAAYIQSVRDQGFDLSRAPFTRLALFQVSEEAYQFFWGFNYMLQDGWSFPLLMKDFFECYEAACQGREASHALPQPYRDYIARLQGLDLTAAEQFWRSQLTGFTAPTPLVASLAGDPARRRDGFFQQQLSLSVATTNQLQALGQRHQLTLNTIVQGAWALLLSRYTREADVVFGSVASGRSIDLPGIETMVGSCNTILPMRVEISQEAPLLAWLQAFQLRQVEQRQYEYTPLVKIKAWSDVPADQPLFETYLTFENFPIEAAIVEKGAHWMRPLSSETQTEHALRVTVWPLRSLSLYMSYYGHCFDDATIARMLRDFQILLESLVMHPEQTLGELQRLVET
- a CDS encoding STAS domain-containing protein, coding for MRDVRYILDEPSPDVWRWYDTYDGTHDETPDWYALSLPQESDINTIFFVHGSMVPVGGWWKTLQPQYLDAAGAWQPISSFTITPTYDFRDERGNRQPFEPFLICFPSIWTRGVRLFGQPGGDFGITTLAYLAAGTATPEQALAYLDTLRRPSPPIFQLLPPNTLWNLMASIRDVTRIGFDVRSSAGLGLDHFLDEEHFKQFHAQDMSAYDRASLYQLIGTREGWERFGAEMRAARAQAITTQLPVIEEHHGGMAWIIVPVVVNGLTIGTIENRNLVCRDRLDAAWHAAAPQRLGIDRHEYEAALHQIPVIQGAQLEAVVQLLRQIVDLSQRQIHQRIEVTELRHTVDELAVPVLPVWQGVLTVPLIGQIDERRAQQLLTTVLQQIRQQRTRVVIVDVTGVVTIDPPVVAHIVRLAEATQLLGGACFVSGVRPEVAVTLVSAGVAVKRLRTFANLQTALSVAIGM
- a CDS encoding M3 family oligoendopeptidase, which gives rise to MADLTSIDPYNWQTIEPFYSALLAEPLAAETIAGWLARWSDLEAIIVEAQAAAFRAKTENTADAVAEQRYQHLTTAIEPRVLAANQQLKHKLLGVEQLDRQPEYQQLLRRLKSEADLFREANLPLLAEEQARSGSFYTITGAMGVVLDGQELTIPKAEQRLLDPNRDRREQAWRAIAARRLRDRDELSALYRELLALRRKIAANADCLDYRAYAWRKLRRFDYTPEDSLRLHAAIEAEIVPLAARMAERRRRRLGLDTLRPWDTRVDDPDRPPLRPFSTADELEQGVARILTRIDPEFGEAFRRMSNGFLDLGARQGKALMGYQNFFARARMPYIFMNAVGTHLDVMILLHEAGHALHALAASANQSLIWYIVDTPEEFNEVASQALELLATPYLTVEEGGFYSAEDARRALHEELDIVVSSLRNIVAKDAFQHWVYTEASPGVTPDELDARYRELQQRFFPEEDWSGLERERGMRWQIGPHIIALPFYSIEYTLARLGALQIWRNALDDERAAIRQYRAALSLGSSRPVPELYRTAGARLAFDRETVADLAGLIAAQLELD